The nucleotide window AAGTgattctttttctcctttttgtttAAGAAATTATCAGATATACAAGGTTTAAAGTGTTTCTACCCGAAATATAAATTGCTATTTTAGGATGGAGAAATGCCTTTGGTaaaatatatgttttgttcttGCTGAAGGTTACAGAGGCTGGGCGCTCTTGAGTGGAAGAAAGTGGTCCATCAGCATCAAGGATGGAGGCTTATCACATGTATTTGGTTACATGCTGGTGTTATTCATCTGATTGCAAATATGTTGAGTCTTGTAATTATTGGCATACGCCTTGAACAACAATGTGGCTTTGGTATGTTGTATGTCTCTTAGTTTTTGGATTTTCCCTCTCATTTTTTCGTTTTTATACCGAATTTCACGTACCTCTTGAAATGCAATTATATACTTAGTTAAAGCTGGTCTTTTCTATTGCAGTGTGCATTGGAATTATATACTTATTTTCAGGTGTTGGTGGGAGCATACTTTCTTCCTTGTTTATCCAGAGGAGCATCTCTGTTGGTGCGTCAGGGGCACTCTTTGGCCTACTTGGCGCTATGCTTTCGGAGCTTATCACGAACTGGTCAATATACACAAACAAGGTTTGTAATGCTACTCAATTGTTTCCAAAACAATGTTTTAGGAATCAATTTCTTAgtctttttatattttcatttctAATAAAAGGTTCAGATAGTGTCGCTATTAGAAACTACAGGGTGGAATGATAACGTGGCGCCATTTCTACTTATCATCCTTTTGATATTTCCTATAGGTTTGTGCACTCTTAACGCTTTTGGTGATAGTTGTGATCAACCTAGCAGTTGGAATCTTGCCTCATGTGGATAATTTTGCTCACATTGGTGGATTCTTGACTGGATTTCTCCTTGGCTTTGTTCTGCTTCCACGCCCTCAACTAGGGTGGATGGAACGTCGGAATCGTCCAGCTGGTGTTCGTGTGAATTCCAAATACAAGGGTTACCAATACGTATTGGGCCTGCTTTCTTTGATGCTGCTGGTAGCAGGGTTAGTCTTGACATTCCACTTTGGCTCTACAAGTAGTATTATGAGTATATACAGTTACTATTTGTCATACCTTTTTTTTTCATCTGAAAGAAAACCGGATGCCCCTGATCAGATTATCTGTTTGTGCTTCAAAATGCAGGTTTATTGTCGGGCTGGTGATGCTGTTCCGAGGGGTTAATGGATATGATCATTGTCACTGGTGTCACTACCTTAGCTGTGTTCCCACCTCTAAATGGAAATGTGATGGAAATTAGAGATGATTGCAGAATTTGGCTTGAAAAGTTTTCCACTTTGGCCTGTAAAGCAGTCATTAGATCATTATTTCTTTTAGCATGTTTTCCTCTTTTTAGTTTTTAGCACTAGATATCTAGATTTAGTTCGTGTCATCATTTTACGGTTTCCCCCCTACTAAACAG belongs to Nicotiana tabacum cultivar K326 chromosome 6, ASM71507v2, whole genome shotgun sequence and includes:
- the LOC107776701 gene encoding RHOMBOID-like protein 3 isoform X2 is translated as MRGGDIESRGEKDRGRNYASSYAVEDHRDTTWISWFLGRFSFQPLRENPLIGPSSSTLQRLGALEWKKVVHQHQGWRLITCIWLHAGVIHLIANMLSLVIIGIRLEQQCGFVCIGIIYLFSGVGGSILSSLFIQRSISVGASGALFGLLGAMLSELITNWSIYTNKVCALLTLLVIVVINLAVGILPHVDNFAHIGGFLTGFLLGFVLLPRPQLGWMERRNRPAGVRVNSKYKGYQYVLGLLSLMLLVAGFIVGLVMLFRGVNGYDHCHWCHYLSCVPTSKWKCDGN
- the LOC107776701 gene encoding RHOMBOID-like protein 2 isoform X1, whose amino-acid sequence is MRGGDIESRGEKDRGRNYASSYAVEDHRDTTWISWLIPFFVVANVVMFVVVMYFNNCPKHDNSGCVARFLGRFSFQPLRENPLIGPSSSTLQRLGALEWKKVVHQHQGWRLITCIWLHAGVIHLIANMLSLVIIGIRLEQQCGFVCIGIIYLFSGVGGSILSSLFIQRSISVGASGALFGLLGAMLSELITNWSIYTNKVCALLTLLVIVVINLAVGILPHVDNFAHIGGFLTGFLLGFVLLPRPQLGWMERRNRPAGVRVNSKYKGYQYVLGLLSLMLLVAGFIVGLVMLFRGVNGYDHCHWCHYLSCVPTSKWKCDGN